From the genome of Brevundimonas sp. NIBR11:
GGGGCTTGCCGCGTCGGCCGGGTCCATGAACATGGAATGGTGGCGGCCCTCGATCTGTTCGAGCGAATAGCCGACGGCCGAGAGGAAGTTGCCGTTGGCGCGGCGGATCGTGCCGTCGAGGTCGAACTCGATCACGGCCTGGACCTTGTTGATGGCGTCCAGCATGCCGTCGCGCAGGAGCGCGTCGGCGTCGGTCGCGGTGTCGTCTTCGGCGCGGAGGGCGGAGGTGAGCATGGCGGAGTCCTTGGTCAGGCCGCTTGGGCGTGGAGGGGGGCGTGAGGGGGTGTGAGGGTCAGGAACCGTTCGACGTCGAGGACCAGCATCAGCTCTCCGTCGAGGCGGTAGAGGCCGTCGCAGACGCCGCGCCAGTCGGGGCTGAGGGTGATGGGGGCCGGCTCCTGATCGGCGACGGCGAGCCACAGGACGTCGCCGACGTCGTCGACCTGAAGCGCGTAGAGTTCGCCGGAACGCTCGACGATGACGCTCATGTGCGGAGCGTCGGCGGGGCGCGGCGCCATGCCGAGTCGTTTGCGGATGTCGATGGCGGTGACGATCCGGCCGCGCAAGTTCAGGGAGCCGGCGACCTCGGGCGGGGCCAGGGGGACGACATCGATGCGGACGGCGGCGATGACGTCCTGAACCGACAGCACGGGGACGCCGAAGGTCTGGTCCGCGACACGGATGGAGACGAGGCCCTGGATGTGCGCGTCGGACATCAGGCGGCGCCCTTCATCGGTTCGAGGGTTTCCGAGACGGCGGCGAGGAGGCCCTCCCCCTCCCCGCTTCGGGCGAAGTCGGCGAGGCCGGTCGGGCTGTCGAGGCGGTGGGCGCCGAGGCCGAGAAGCGGCGTGGCGTGCCAGGACGAGGCGCGACCGAAGGCCTGGGCCATCTGGCGGGCATGGGGGCTGGACGGCGAGGTGTCGGCCAGGATCAGGTCGTAGACGGCGCCGTCG
Proteins encoded in this window:
- a CDS encoding chemotaxis protein CheW, whose translation is MSDAHIQGLVSIRVADQTFGVPVLSVQDVIAAVRIDVVPLAPPEVAGSLNLRGRIVTAIDIRKRLGMAPRPADAPHMSVIVERSGELYALQVDDVGDVLWLAVADQEPAPITLSPDWRGVCDGLYRLDGELMLVLDVERFLTLTPPHAPLHAQAA